In Drosophila subpulchrella strain 33 F10 #4 breed RU33 chromosome X, RU_Dsub_v1.1 Primary Assembly, whole genome shotgun sequence, the DNA window CAACGCCGGCGCCATATGTGGAGGCCACGCTGTCCTGGACGAGGAAGCAGCGCCGGAAGCCCAAGCGCTGCAGCAGCAGGGTCATGAACTCGCGCAGATGCCGCCGCACATAAACATCGTTGACCACCAAAACAGCGCAGTGGGTTCCCAGTTCACGCAACGGGATCTTCAGACGGGCCTCCAGGGCGTAAGACCAGATGCGCTCCAAATGCTGAAGGCTGGCCTGCAAGAAGTGGGATTTTTAGTAAAGGACTAGCCTAAAGGGTGGTTACATGGGTTTCTCTGCAAGGTCTCACCTGTAGCGAGCCACCCTTCGCCTTGTGCACATTCAGCTCGCCCCTTTGCATGGGAAAATGGATATCGTAGTCGCGGGCATCGAGGGCGCTGAGTCGCAGGATCCTGTCATCGAACAGGACGGGTGCCTGGCGATCCAGCCAGGGCTCCTCCGCAGGCTGGCCACTTGGCGGCGGCACCTTCTCGGCTTGGCTGCTGCGGTTGAAGTGGGCCAGCTGCTGCGGCGGCGTGGCCACCCGCAGGCGTTTCTTCTCATCGACGACGCAACAATGCTGCAGGATGCGCGACACGGCCAGGCGCTGCTCCTCGAACTCCACCATCAGGGCGGTATTGACGTTGTCCAGCGGCGGCAGGAGGGGATCATGGTGCGGATGGTCGCCAGACGTGTTCCGCTGTCGCCGCCTGTATGCCACCGCATGGAGCAGGGTGAGCGGATTCAAGTCGGCCGCCCTGCCGATCCTCAGGTGCTGCGACCCCGGATGGATCACGATGATTTTGGGCGCCTCCAGGGGATGTGCCTGCGGCTGGGGAAGTCCCATGGGCGGAGGAGCCGGCAGGCGGCcactgctggtgctgctggcACGGGATCGCCTAGGGGAGGGAGAGCACTGTAGCCAAGGCGTTCTTCGATGTGCAATTTTACCCACTGCATCATTCGCTGTCCGAATTACGGATAGGATCCTTTTCCTGGGACATGAAAACACCGGGAAACCGgaacaagcaacaacaacagcagtgTGTGACCGTTTCAAGCCAACACAAAGACACCGAAAAATGTTAGTTTTGAATAGTATTTGTAGCATTTCGCATGCAAAGCTGGTCACACTACCGAGAACGTGGTTTACTCGTTAATGATCATTACCTTCTTCATCATCAGACCGATCAGAGACTACTTGTGAAATACGCCATTCCATTCCAGTTGAAACAAAATCCAATAGCGAAAACACACAGGAATGTCGCACTTCACCTGCCTGAACTGCGATGCCCGCTTCGCCAGCGCGGATGTGCAGCGGGATCACTACAAGACCGACTGGCACCGCTACAACCTGAAGCGCAGGGTGGCCCAGCTGCCCCCGGTTACCGCCGAGGAGTTCCAGCAGCGCGTGCTGAGCGCCCGCAGTGCCACGGACGCCGCCCTCGAGGAGCAGAACCTGAGTGTCTACTGCCACGCCTGCAGGCGGCAGTTCGGTAGCCAGAAGGCCCACGACAATCACCTGAACAGCCGGAAGCACAAGGAGTTGCTGGCTCGCTACGAGCGGGATCAGATGGCCGCCAGTGGCGGCAGCGccagcaccaccacctccGTCTGCACACGCAGCGTCGTCGAGCCACGCCCCCATCCCGCCCTGGTCGCCGCTGCCGCTGGCAAGGGTCGACTGGCTTTCGCAGAGCGTGTGGCCAAGGCGGATGCGGATGAGGACGAGGAGATGGAAGACGTTGACGACGACGAATTTGAGGATatcgaggaggaggaggtagGGGCACTGCATCCCGCTTACAGGGAGCTTCATTTGGGTTTTAGCTTGGCAGTGATTACAGACTATCCTTGGGATCTAAGACTCTATTAAGCACATATCATCTGGTCTCCAAGGGATCTAAGAGTCCGTTTCTATTATATCTTAAATAATGTTCTCACTTACTACTAAAATTCCCTATATCAGATTTCTTGAATAACCAAGAGGTTACTTACTTATCAAAGTGGCTTTATTATAATAGAGTTGCATCAGTTTTCCCTTACACAAAATATCTTAAAATGTTAGCAACAAGAAGGTTGTTAGATCCTGCCTCTTAAATATGATCCTATCTtccaataatatttaaaactacAGCTAAACCATATTTGAACTTTAACCATTTAGCTATGCACATGCAGTATATATCACTTAAcgattaaatgaaattttcccGTTACAGGTGGACTCCGATGAGTGGGACAAGATACCCGAGAATCCGCTGACAGAGCGCGACTGCCTGTTCTGCACACACGCCAGCGAGGATCTCGTCGAGAACCTGAAGCACATGTCCGTGGCCCACTCGTTCTTCATCCCGGACACCGAGTACTGCACCGATCTCGAGGGCCTGCTCTACTACCTGGGCGAGAAGGTGGCCAACTACTTCATCTGCCTGTTCTGCAATGATCGCGGCAAGACCTTCTACTCCTTGGACGCGGTGCGCAAGCACATGGTCGACAAGGGCCACTGCCAGATGCTGCACGAGGGCGTGGCCCTGGCCGAATACGCGGAGTACTACGACTACAGCAGCAGTTACCCGGACAATGTGAGTGATCCGCTGACACTATGTACTCCCAAAGATGACTCATCCATCCTTTAACCTTTCCCCTCTTGACCCACACAGAAAGAAGGCATGGATATTGACGACGAGGTGGTACCGGAACTGCTCGACGGCGATGAGTACCAGTTGGTGCTGCCCTCCGGCGCAGTCATTGGCCATCGATCCCTGCTCCGCTACTACCGGCAGCATCTCCGGCCGGAACGTGCCGTGGTTATCCAGAAGTCCGACCGCAAGCTGCATCGCGTACTCAGCGAATACCGGGCTCTGGGATGGACGCATACCCAGCAGCTGTCCGCCGCTCGCAAGGCTCGGGACATCCATCTGATGAAGCGCGTCCAGTCCAAGTGGCAGATGAAGCTGGGCTGCAAGGCCAACAAGCTGCAGAAGCACTATCGTGCCCAAGTTCTGATGTAGACATCAAGCTAAACGCCCCCGTgtacaataaaaacaatttgagttttgcttaaattaagcatatttgtttgctttctcTATTACTAGCGATTTCTCGTCAAATAAAATtacataatttaaattaacaattaaataaagtttaattttgatttgtttataTAAAGTAAAGTTATGTCGTTACGGTTACAGCATAcaattaaacattataattaggccaaaaaaaaaaaaaataggatctagcatgtaaaaaaaataaactctGCAAAATCCTTCAAGCCGCCCACCCGGCATCTCCGCCTCAATCAATGGGGGCGTGGCCGGTGATGTGGGCGCGGCGGTGAGAGCGCGAAGTGACTATTCAATAAAAACCGCAGGTGAGTGAGTTTTCTGTGTGTTTCGTGGGTGCTTGAGGGTCAATTTCAGCTAGTTAATGTTAATGTATTTATAGTTTCGGTATGCTTCAGTGGTTCAAATCGGATGCCTTATCTCTCAGGAAAAGCTCCCAAGGCCCGATTTTCTGTCCTTATGATAGATCGAAAGTGGGTTTTGAACTGCACTCATTTCACAGTTTGAAACCTACTTTAAGCCTAccataaaatggaaaagaagGGGCCTATTTGTGCTAGCTTTTGCTAACGAAATGGTTTTATAAGTAGCTAGTCTTCTTTAATTTCTCCCCcgaaaaaattagttttaaaggTGTTTACAATTTTCTTAGTCCATCAAAATGTGATTTTCAAACTTAATGTCAAGTTAAATTTCgcttaaatcaattttttcgTAATAAACTATATTTTCAATCGTTTAATAATACGTATACGTTTAATATACGTATGACAATAAAAACCTATTCTTTACAACCGTATACATGtgtaataattaaatttttaaaagaactCTGAAACCAAAATTGAGAAAGTAGATTTGTTTTTAACTTTGGTAAAACAAATAGGACACATAAGCCAAACATTTCTAACACGTTGGAATACAGTGAACAACTTCGACGATCTGCAAATAGTGCAAATTGCAcacaaaaatgattttaaaggAATCACTATTAGTGATCAACATATTTTAGACATTCAAACAATCCTAACAATTCAATGAATGCCTGTAAGACAAATCtattcataaataaatacaaaaaaggaAACTCCTACTTATGATGTGCCTGGCATTACCCCTGAAATAAGACTCCCGATTTGAGACCACCTAGAGCACTGCTGCGCTGGTGATTTTGTGGTTCCTGGTTTgggcggtggtggtggcggtgcaATAAATAGCAGCAGAGAGCGGCATAGGGTGTGAAAATAAAAGTATGTTAAGCGGGCAAACAAACGTTTTGTCGCTTTTCCAGTTTACGCTAATGTATAACTACAGGATTCTGTTGAACACAAACGCCCACCATGGGCGACGACGAGGAGGCATCGCTGCTGCTGGCACCGGTGGCCGAGTTGCTGCCACCGCCGGCATTTTGAGAGATGCCCACCTGGGAGGCGGGTCCGCTGATGTGCCGTCTTTGTCCAACGACGCCGACTCCTCCagatcctcctcctcctcctccaccggATGCCGATGAggatgacgacgacgacgagggCGGCAGTTGCAGGGGCATTGACATGGGCagtggcagcggcagcggcagtgGCGGCAATGGCAGCGGCAGCTCGCTCAGCGAGGCGGGCGCCGTTCCATAAAGCGTTCCGGCGGGCTGAGATGGAAAGAGAAAGGCGGCAGCCGATGGCGGCACCGGATTCGTTCCGGGATTGCCACCGCCCTGACCGCCGCCCGCCGCCGAGGCGCTGATCACACTCGAATCGGTCATCATGAGGTGCGaggccgcagcagcagcagccgccgcAGCCGCAGCCACCGACGAGGATGACATGTTGCCGTAGTAGGGCCCCGACATGGGCGCATAGCTGTTCGGCTGCAGCTGCAAGATCGCCGGCACCCGCATCCTTCCCCCATGGCCGTTCGGCGGCGGTGGCGGCATCTGTGGCATCTGCGGCGGATCACATTCCATGGCGTGCGGATAGCTGATGCTGTTgtggttgctgctgctgctgctgctgttgtggtgACCCACCGTGCCCACCATGTTGCCGCCGTAGAGGCGGTTGTGAAGCGtacttttgctgctgctgccgggACTGATGTGATTCAGGCTGCCCagactgttgctgctgtgatGGCTGTTGGCCAGCGATGGCGGCGGATGGGCGGTGGGCTGCAGGCTCAGAGCGGAGAAGTTGTTCATCGCCGCCGAATGCATTAGCAGGCCTGTAAGATCAACAAGGATTCAGTTTTGGATGCATTTTATATTCTTAaattgtcttttttttttttagaaaaaccCATAGCCGTCCTTGGAAAATGCTAAGCTTCTTTGCCTTTTTACTCAGAAATCTCAAAAAATTTTACATTCAGTTGGTTTGAAAATCTGTACATTTTTTGCTGACACCCAAATATTTGGTATACATTTGAAAATAGCAAAAACATGTACataaaatatgtattaaagtaattgttttaaaaaaatacaaatcttcttatatgtttacatttttttttaaatcttatatAGCATTATTAAAAGCAAACAAGCTCAAATTTTCCAAGGATTATAAATAAGGACCAGCAATTCCGTCCCCGACATACATTAAAGTTTCTCTAACCCATGCTTTTTGTTGATTATATCATAAGTTTTtattgaagatttttttttcactttttttgtAAGTTTTGTCTTTTgctttagttttttttatgaattcctTTTTCTGGTTTGGTTTTGGTAAAGTTTCCATTTCGGTTTCATTAATCATTAATAAATTATCTCGTACTTATTCAACTTAAACCATCAGCTGTTGTAcgtttatattatataaatgcCACATATGTTGCATGTCCATATGTGTGTCGGTTTGTCGGTTGTGTATGTGTGAGTGCttttcgtgttttttttttttaatttggtttaaatttgaattttcatatttgtttttcatatttttgcaATACtgttttgtaaaaaaaaatgcattatGGTTCCCCGACTTTCCCCACCACCTTTTCTGCTTTCGTTACCGCTTTCATTCCAAAATGCAACTCTGCTTAAATAACAATTGGTTATCGTTATCATTGCAGTTATCGTCACTATTGCATATTTTCGCCATCTTATGTGTTTGTGGTGTACGAGTGTGCATGTATGGTTTGGTGACATTTAATCTTATTCGACCTATAACACTCGCTTTTCGGGCTTTAGTATTTTACACAAGTTTCGTTAAGTGTCTCTCCGGTTGCTGTTAAATTCATGGATCAAGGATCATTTTCTTTTGGGGCTAACCtctaattttaataaatatttactttatatGTATTTCGTATCCGTTTGTCTGTCTGCGTTTTGGTTTGTGtctaataaaattaattgagTTTTCCGCATAATTACTTGTAAGTGTTTATATATAGATGTAtgttaatttattaaatgctAAAGTTCTTCTCTTTAGTACGTACTGATTTAATTTGTTATGCTTGCTATACGATTTCATTAGTTTTCTTATTTACTTTTTGTGGTTTACTAAACGCATCATTTCTTTACCaattctttgttttttctgCTATTTTTACATGCCTACGACtttatactttttacaaactatgatttgtgtttggttttttttactCGTATTTCGCATATTTGTCGCACTATCGATACTTATCGCATTTTGTTTATCGGTTATCGCTTATCAATCATTCCAATTAAAACtgttatgtatatatttatatatttaccgCTGCTTTATTTCTGAGAGTGTGTTTGTATTACCTTTGTTATTTAACATTTCTgcctgttttcttttttatttttaacaaggCCCGAACTTTTTGAAGATATAGGCATGCTAAGATTTTAGAAAGTTAAATATTCTTAGCGGTTTTGTATCACAAAAGAAAGCGGCTATCGCTTGCTTCCTCGCTCTCCTTCTTCTCCGAGGTTTCGTTACACGAAATCCCTGTAAATTCCCAAAAGATTGAGAAAGAGAGCGGGAAAGCTCGGTTCAGTTAACCCTTAATGCCAATAAAGTGTTTTACCACTACCATAGAAGTGATCGTAAAAGCAAACATAATGCATTATAAATCGGGGCTATATACTACTTATATGGGtactaaaaattaatttttgacaGTGGAAAATTCTGCATTAATTTCAAGTTTTAAGAGAAGGTTTCGCAACCAGATCCCTTAATGACTATTCATTTTCGAGACTCTTTTAATGTATAAAATAAGAGAATCACATGTTCTTTAAATAACATTTGAAAATAACcattattatttgcttttacCCCACTTTAAGCAAAGGATCCAACTTAGgggacaaaaaaaaagatgttTCTATGTCTATGTTACAAACTGGGTTTTTTCCATTAAGTTCACTTTTAATTACTTGACTCTTGCTTATGTACTTTGGTTTACTAAACGTCTTCATTTCTTCGTGTGAattttgtttcgtttttaCATGTCTACGATTTTCATTTTGGAtttatactttttacaaactaTGATTTGTGTTTCGTATTTCGCATATTTCACTGAGATCCATTATCGCTTTTTCAAATGTTTAATTTTCGTTTTTAGCACTTAATCTTGTTTTTCAATTGCAAACAGCAGGGTCGTGTATTTCTATTACGGAAACTGTAAAGGAATGTGTACAAATTTGGTTTTAAGAAAGATCACTTTCTGTTCCTTATAATAATGACTGTAACTACccaattaaaaatatgttcTGTGAAATGTAATCATTGAAATtaacatacatatatcatTGCCTACTTTTTGACACCTTAAGTGGCGAGTTCATATCAGTAACAAATTTCCATGAAACCCTTAATCATTTTAGGTGCATTCCAAATGACACAAAAATCTTTAgatagttttaaaatatttgtagaaTACTTACaaaatcaataattaaaaataaattcaaataacTCGAATAAGAATCAGTGCATTctaatatttaaagaaaagacaatttatacatacatattccTACCAGATCCCCTGCTGCTGTCCGCTGATTTCTCTCAGTGTCGTTTTACTCGAATGTACCTGTACTTACTTatgcatatatgtatgtttattaagatgtatgtatatatgtatggcAGTCATTAAGAAAGTCGTTAAGGATTCCTCTTATTATTACTCTTATGAATTCGCAAACTCTTCGTTCAATTCTATGACACTAAATGCCTAAACTTAAGTTATTAATTCTTAGACATTTTCTGCGTAATTTAAGTTGACAAAAAAACATCAAACACTTAACACACGATTGTATCTTCATCCGAGCGCTTAAAATGCGTGAGCATAATACAAATTACAtattaaattctaaaaaaaaaaatgtatggttTATGGAAATCAGTGAAGGcgccacattaattcttataggaaaaacaaatatcTTTAGTGTTTTCTAGTGGCGTTTGAGACAGAGATAGACAGAGACGGAGATAGACGGGAAAGAGATAGACAGTGAATGAACGGTGAAATGTTTATTTACAAAACGCCGGATCTGTTAGATAATGGATATTTAGATAGATAACATGACCAGCGGATCTGTTGTTAATGTTGCTCGTTGCACGTTGCATATTGCGTGTTGCTGGTTGCTGGTTGCTGGTTGCTGGTTACTGGTTACTGTTGTGGCATCCTTGAAGTTGCCGCTGCAGttgatgatgttgctgctgctgctgctgctgttgctgccgcagatgttgctgctgctgctgttgctgttgccggtCATCGGCGATCATCTGCTGGCATCGTTTGTATTTGCATTggttttatttgatttatatttGTGTGGTCGAGTTCAAAATATCGAGGAGTTCGAATAGAAAAAGAAAGGAATTTATCTTTATATTGTTGGGACCACAATCATTGCTCGTTCTTGCATTGCTACTTTTCACAAACTTTAGTTTCGTACAACTAATTGATTTTGCACTAAGCGCcgaactaaaaataaaacaaaacactTCTTACATTTAAGGGTGACTAGTGCAACTAAATggtaattattaaatattagaTACAAAATCATAATTGCCTAATACAAACATATAACCAAGTACAAATTTCTTCACATAATAATATTCTAATATCTAAATTATAAATGCTTTTCGATTGCAGACACACACACGAAACACAcacgaaattcaacaaatgacgATTGCGATCATGCCTCAAGCATGTGCACAGTCATCACTCGCTGCGAACTACAACACATAACTGGGAGCTTTTACATCAAATCAGCTCAcgcaaaaattataaacataatCAACAAACACAAAATTCTATGGGACAGCGGCTACAAACTCTGAGCGGTTAATCGTATCGATTTCAAAAACCAAGGTTCCTATGTAATCTTTAGACTATGCCAACTTTTCAGTGAAGTTATTTAAAACATAATCACAGAATGAATTTGACTAAAAGAAGAGGTTCTttcttaattctaaataaatatataatgttCCAAAAGTAGACCTCAGATTGCATAGAAACCTTTGGATGCCTTAAAACCGAACCGCTAACCAAGCTTTTGGGGATTGGTTCTAGGTGTGGCGTTCAACTACTACTTACCGTGACACTGGGCATCTGAAGCACCGCCAGGACCCGCGAGTGGTGGCAACGGCAGTGGCAGCGGCAGGGGCAAGGGCAGTGGCATCGCCTGCTGTTGCTGCGCTGCGGAGGATCCGCCGCCGACACCCGACCCCGAGCCGGATGATCCGGCGGCCGTGGCCGCTGCTGTCGCCGCCGTCGGTGCCGCTGCGTTGGATGAGGAGACCGCACcgctactgctgctgctcgTTCCCAGGCCACCACCGCCTCCGCCACTGGATCCTCCTGCTCCGCTGGATCCGGAGCCACCGGCTCCTGCGTTCGCTGTGGCGCCTGCGCCGCTCGTGTTGGTCGCCTCATCGGCCGTGCGCTTAAAGAAATTGTGCTGCAGGGCATAGTAGGGCGTGACCCGTGTCTTGGGGTCAAAGTCGAGCATGCGCAGTATCAGATCCTTGAACTTTAGATAATCCGAGACAGAGTGACCCGGTTCATCGAGACGCCTGCCACCCGGACCGCCTGTTTCCACACCGAGGATGTCGTGCAGCTTGCGGGATCCCGGCGGCTTGTACTTTCTACCATTCTGATTCTTCTTAAGCACATAGGAGCCATCGGCCACGATCTTATCAAAGAATTTGCGGGTCTTGTGCGCCTGGTCGAGTAGATATTTCGGCGGCATGCCCAGCACCTCGACGATCTTGTTCATCTGATCAACCTCGTTGCAGCCGGAGAAGAGCGGCTCGCCGGTGTGCATCTCGACTAGGATGCAGCCCAGAGACCACATGTCGATGGCCAGGTCATATTGGATGCCCAGGAGCACCTCCGGCGAGCGGTAAAAGCGCGACTGGATGTAGTGGTAGATCTATGGGGGGTATTGAATGGTTAATT includes these proteins:
- the LOC119556595 gene encoding zinc finger protein 622, coding for MSHFTCLNCDARFASADVQRDHYKTDWHRYNLKRRVAQLPPVTAEEFQQRVLSARSATDAALEEQNLSVYCHACRRQFGSQKAHDNHLNSRKHKELLARYERDQMAASGGSASTTTSVCTRSVVEPRPHPALVAAAAGKGRLAFAERVAKADADEDEEMEDVDDDEFEDIEEEEVDSDEWDKIPENPLTERDCLFCTHASEDLVENLKHMSVAHSFFIPDTEYCTDLEGLLYYLGEKVANYFICLFCNDRGKTFYSLDAVRKHMVDKGHCQMLHEGVALAEYAEYYDYSSSYPDNKEGMDIDDEVVPELLDGDEYQLVLPSGAVIGHRSLLRYYRQHLRPERAVVIQKSDRKLHRVLSEYRALGWTHTQQLSAARKARDIHLMKRVQSKWQMKLGCKANKLQKHYRAQVLM
- the LOC119556591 gene encoding serine/threonine-protein kinase minibrain isoform X1, encoding MSPAPVPWQPTNGGHAKDKATEDWQPFYMDPMSVPPGRSGFSGTSTTTNILNNGNGSSHYNHHQPPHYINYSAQIDCQHRVRNWPTNGNQEANGDGAGDGHQIISKFQPKSAWSTVVMTADQVAAISAYGSGGGSVAVDAAQGSGSGGGRQRHAPLYGRFVVEEDLPATHRDVMHHHSSPSSSSEVRAMQARIPTHFRDPSLGPLRKLSVELIKTYKHINEVYYAKKKRRAQQTQGDDDSSNKKERKLYNDGYDDDNHDYIIKNGEKFLDRYEIDSLIGKGSFGQVVKAYDHEEQCHVAIKIIKNKKPFLNQAQIEVKLLEMMNRADAENKYYIVKLKRHFMWRNHLCLVFELLSYNLYDLLRNTNFRGVSLNLTRKFAQQLCTALLFLSTPELNIIHCDLKPENILLCNPKRSAIKIVDFGSSCQLGQRIYHYIQSRFYRSPEVLLGIQYDLAIDMWSLGCILVEMHTGEPLFSGCNEVDQMNKIVEVLGMPPKYLLDQAHKTRKFFDKIVADGSYVLKKNQNGRKYKPPGSRKLHDILGVETGGPGGRRLDEPGHSVSDYLKFKDLILRMLDFDPKTRVTPYYALQHNFFKRTADEATNTSGAGATANAGAGGSGSSGAGGSSGGGGGGLGTSSSSSGAVSSSNAAAPTAATAAATAAGSSGSGSGVGGGSSAAQQQQAMPLPLPLPLPLPLPPLAGPGGASDAQCHGLLMHSAAMNNFSALSLQPTAHPPPSLANSHHSSNSLGSLNHISPGSSSKSTLHNRLYGGNMVGTVGHHNSSSSSSNHNSISYPHAMECDPPQMPQMPPPPPNGHGGRMRVPAILQLQPNSYAPMSGPYYGNMSSSSVAAAAAAAAAAASHLMMTDSSVISASAAGGGQGGGNPGTNPVPPSAAAFLFPSQPAGTLYGTAPASLSELPLPLPPLPLPLPLPMSMPLQLPPSSSSSSSSASGGGGGGGSGGVGVVGQRRHISGPASQVGISQNAGGGSNSATGASSSDASSSSPMVGVCVQQNPVVIH
- the LOC119556591 gene encoding serine/threonine-protein kinase minibrain isoform X2, whose translation is MYRLEDTNSGGVMDKNKQKLSAYGSGGGSVAVDAAQGSGSGGGRQRHAPLYGRFVVEEDLPATHRDVMHHHSSPSSSSEVRAMQARIPTHFRDPSLGPLRKLSVELIKTYKHINEVYYAKKKRRAQQTQGDDDSSNKKERKLYNDGYDDDNHDYIIKNGEKFLDRYEIDSLIGKGSFGQVVKAYDHEEQCHVAIKIIKNKKPFLNQAQIEVKLLEMMNRADAENKYYIVKLKRHFMWRNHLCLVFELLSYNLYDLLRNTNFRGVSLNLTRKFAQQLCTALLFLSTPELNIIHCDLKPENILLCNPKRSAIKIVDFGSSCQLGQRIYHYIQSRFYRSPEVLLGIQYDLAIDMWSLGCILVEMHTGEPLFSGCNEVDQMNKIVEVLGMPPKYLLDQAHKTRKFFDKIVADGSYVLKKNQNGRKYKPPGSRKLHDILGVETGGPGGRRLDEPGHSVSDYLKFKDLILRMLDFDPKTRVTPYYALQHNFFKRTADEATNTSGAGATANAGAGGSGSSGAGGSSGGGGGGLGTSSSSSGAVSSSNAAAPTAATAAATAAGSSGSGSGVGGGSSAAQQQQAMPLPLPLPLPLPLPPLAGPGGASDAQCHGLLMHSAAMNNFSALSLQPTAHPPPSLANSHHSSNSLGSLNHISPGSSSKSTLHNRLYGGNMVGTVGHHNSSSSSSNHNSISYPHAMECDPPQMPQMPPPPPNGHGGRMRVPAILQLQPNSYAPMSGPYYGNMSSSSVAAAAAAAAAAASHLMMTDSSVISASAAGGGQGGGNPGTNPVPPSAAAFLFPSQPAGTLYGTAPASLSELPLPLPPLPLPLPLPMSMPLQLPPSSSSSSSSASGGGGGGGSGGVGVVGQRRHISGPASQVGISQNAGGGSNSATGASSSDASSSSPMVGVCVQQNPVVIH